A window of the Vespa crabro chromosome 8, iyVesCrab1.2, whole genome shotgun sequence genome harbors these coding sequences:
- the LOC124426232 gene encoding protein PRRC1-B-like isoform X2: protein MTDESNGESTFEFVEKKSDETGEIVKTDSFCSLSSSTSLLTPLGVSTSTGNLFSNVAPPAALPSFVSNPVTISFEKNLQNTNVSVQKQNELVKKQIVSSTLTESKQQQEEQPITSAPQATTNSTMEMAETQLQDSGMVGSGLLSWVKETVVNSNVLSKVAEKAKNSVNTMITTLDPQMHSGGDIEVVVASDKDVKISPVRQAFQAVFGKATVTGISVDCTAIATQPVGFAAGVKGAEERINSARNISSLPKDIPIIAIENFLLEIGEDKWYDLGVILLNDPKHNVNLQTFTQMTPVPSQIVALAQEGTPEGYPLKWSGLSVTVGSLMANSLQVSHNEWHHALTGVSRRDVIFLAVESLAGIYKNTINPV from the exons ATGACAGACGAATCTAACGGAGAGAGTACGTTCGagtttgtagaaaaaaaatcggatGAAACTGGCGAGATTGTAAAAACTG atTCATTTTGCAGCTTGTCATCGTCTACATCGCTTTTAACACCTCTGGGTGTTTCAACGTCTAcgggaaatttattttcaaatgtagCACCGCCAGCAGCATTGCCCAGTTTTGTTTCAAATCCTGTTACAATTTCCTTTGAAAAGAATCTTCAAAATACAAATGTATCTGTACAAAAGCAAAATGAATTGGTTAAAAAGCAAATTGTATCAAGTACTTTGACAGAAAGTAAGCAGCAGCAGGAAGAACAACCAATTACTTCTGCACCTCAAGCAACTACAAATTCAACAATGGAAATGGCAGAAACACAATTGCAAGATTCAGGAATGGTTGGTAGCGGTTTGCTCTCTTGGGTAAAGGAGACTGTAGTTAATAGCAACGTTTTAAGTAAAGTTGCGGAAAAGGCAAAAAATAGCGTTAATACTATGATCACAACGTTAGATCCACAGATGC ATTCGGGCGGTGATATAGAAGTCGTAGTTGCTTCGGACAAGGATGTTAAAATAAGTCCAGTACGTCAAGCTTTTCAAGCAGTTTTTGGTAAAGCAACGGTTAC tggTATATCGGTGGATTGTACTGCCATAGCTACCCAACCAGTTGGTTTTGCTGCTGGTGTGAAGGGTGCTGAAGAGAGAATCAACTCTGCACGTAACATTTCATCTTTGCCAAAGgatattcctattattgccattgaaaattttttactaGAAATAGGTGAAGACAAGTGGTATGATTTAGGAGTGATTCTTCTTAATGATCCAAAGCACAATGTAAATCTTCAAACGTTTACTCAAATGACTCCTGTACCAAGTCAAATAGTTGCATTAGCACAGGAAGGAACGCCAGAAGGTTATCCTCTTAAATGGTCTGGATTATCGGTTACAGTTGGGAGTTTAATGGCCAACAGTTTACAA GTTTCTCACAATGAATGGCATCATGCATTAACTGGGGTTTCAAGAAGAGACGTGATATTTTTAGCAGTTGAATCCCTTGCtggaatttataaaaatacaataaatcctgtctaa
- the LOC124426232 gene encoding protein PRRC1-B-like isoform X1, whose product MTDESNGESTFEFVEKKSDETGEIVKTDSFCSLSSSTSLLTPLGVSTSTGNLFSNVAPPAALPSFVSNPVTISFEKNLQNTNVSVQKQNELVKKQIVSSTLTESKQQQEEQPITSAPQATTNSTMEMAETQLQDSGMVGSGLLSWVKETVVNSNVLSKVAEKAKNSVNTMITTLDPQMREFIYSGGDIEVVVASDKDVKISPVRQAFQAVFGKATVTGISVDCTAIATQPVGFAAGVKGAEERINSARNISSLPKDIPIIAIENFLLEIGEDKWYDLGVILLNDPKHNVNLQTFTQMTPVPSQIVALAQEGTPEGYPLKWSGLSVTVGSLMANSLQVSHNEWHHALTGVSRRDVIFLAVESLAGIYKNTINPV is encoded by the exons ATGACAGACGAATCTAACGGAGAGAGTACGTTCGagtttgtagaaaaaaaatcggatGAAACTGGCGAGATTGTAAAAACTG atTCATTTTGCAGCTTGTCATCGTCTACATCGCTTTTAACACCTCTGGGTGTTTCAACGTCTAcgggaaatttattttcaaatgtagCACCGCCAGCAGCATTGCCCAGTTTTGTTTCAAATCCTGTTACAATTTCCTTTGAAAAGAATCTTCAAAATACAAATGTATCTGTACAAAAGCAAAATGAATTGGTTAAAAAGCAAATTGTATCAAGTACTTTGACAGAAAGTAAGCAGCAGCAGGAAGAACAACCAATTACTTCTGCACCTCAAGCAACTACAAATTCAACAATGGAAATGGCAGAAACACAATTGCAAGATTCAGGAATGGTTGGTAGCGGTTTGCTCTCTTGGGTAAAGGAGACTGTAGTTAATAGCAACGTTTTAAGTAAAGTTGCGGAAAAGGCAAAAAATAGCGTTAATACTATGATCACAACGTTAGATCCACAGATGCGTGAGTTCATTT ATTCGGGCGGTGATATAGAAGTCGTAGTTGCTTCGGACAAGGATGTTAAAATAAGTCCAGTACGTCAAGCTTTTCAAGCAGTTTTTGGTAAAGCAACGGTTAC tggTATATCGGTGGATTGTACTGCCATAGCTACCCAACCAGTTGGTTTTGCTGCTGGTGTGAAGGGTGCTGAAGAGAGAATCAACTCTGCACGTAACATTTCATCTTTGCCAAAGgatattcctattattgccattgaaaattttttactaGAAATAGGTGAAGACAAGTGGTATGATTTAGGAGTGATTCTTCTTAATGATCCAAAGCACAATGTAAATCTTCAAACGTTTACTCAAATGACTCCTGTACCAAGTCAAATAGTTGCATTAGCACAGGAAGGAACGCCAGAAGGTTATCCTCTTAAATGGTCTGGATTATCGGTTACAGTTGGGAGTTTAATGGCCAACAGTTTACAA GTTTCTCACAATGAATGGCATCATGCATTAACTGGGGTTTCAAGAAGAGACGTGATATTTTTAGCAGTTGAATCCCTTGCtggaatttataaaaatacaataaatcctgtctaa
- the LOC124426226 gene encoding DDB1- and CUL4-associated factor 6-like isoform X3 — protein sequence MRKLRSSIFHDIYNQPYDDYSRHKLYSSSKASLQLIQRMSLLKRLKVHNGCVNSICWNSTGDLILSGSDDQHLVLTNVYNYQVLTDHKTSHRANIFSAKFLPNSGDHRIVSCSGDGIILYTDLMRRTETFHNQFTCHSGTTYEVATIPGEPHSFLSCGEDGTVRWFDLRVKEKCNVARCREDVLISCQRAVTALSVNPVMPHQIAIGCSDSTVRTFDRRMLGTKATGWTDNNGSVRPLCSFTVPEFDGNSYRITSLSYSPDGQDVLVSYSSDHLYLFSMKDQGNVHLKKDIQMGKGKGKKHPLRSPQLVRRLRLRGDWSDTGPDARPEREGGRRSGTEIAQARPVLHTSLMQRMTDVLSRMLNDPATRAALSGGGEDSLEGVIDQQENSQRSNDNNTASNADANREQQQIETETDNDVQGQENVSSLDQSENSNNDEIRNEVRTNSVPSSNDDQVSCDLAIQSSSVSTNNFNTTETINHDLDDVQVTETQTNLLESNNTCTNSAETRSSDGECDTEGEASNAETNCHTDIASKREENMMENLQDRLTTMRDGFLERHGSEPAVSLTYSDKSSTRATISLGVADEVIRDSYHAGPSGSQSTERLDPGPSNSYKKQIDDSAYIDSDDEDIPSHHRLVHPVETEMDEAIANARTSQGQESFDETYLTELCVKQKYMGHRNASFFRTMIKEANFWGNNFVMSGSDCGHVFVWERDTAKLCMLLEADQHVVNCLQPHPYLPMLATSGIDYDVKLWAPINEESSFNEKFADDLKKRNAVMLEETKDTITVPAVFMIRMLACLNQIRRGRGRSRRRSGDENDELRGG from the exons ATGAGGAAGTTACGATCGAGTATTTTTCATGACATTTACAATCAGCCATATGATGACTATTCCAGACACAAGTTATATTCTAGCAGCAAag CTAGCCTGCAACTTATACAACGTATGTCATTattgaaaagattaaaagtTCATAATGGTTGTGTAAATTCCATATGCTGGAATAGTACAGGTGATTTAATATTGTCTGGTAGCGATGATCAACATCTTGTTCTTAccaatgtttataattatcag GTTTTAACTGATCATAAAACAAGTCACAGAGCTAATATATTCAGTGCCAAATTTTTGCCAAATAGCGGTGACCACCGTATAGTTTCATGTAGCGGCGATGGCATTATTTTGTATACAG ATTTAATGAGAAGAACAGAAACGTTTCATAATCAGTTTACATGTCATAGCGGTACTACGTATGAAGTAGCGACAATACCAGGTGAACCTCATAGTTTCTTAAGTTGCGGAGAAGATGGAACTGTGAGATGGTTTGATCTTAGagtaaaggaaaaatgtaATGTTGCAAGATGCAGAGAG gATGTATTAATTTCATGCCAAAGAGCTGTAACTGCCTTATCTGTTAATCCTGTAATGCCTCATCAAATTGCAATTGGTTGTTCGGATAGTACTGTTAGAACATTTGACAGAAGAATGCTTGGAACCAAGGCTACAG GTTGGACAGATAACAATGGATCGGTAAGACCGCTATGCAGTTTTACAGTACCAGAATTTGATGGAAATTCTTACAGAATAACATCCTTAAGTTATAGTCCAGATGGACAAGATGTTCTTGTCAGTTATAGTAgtgatcatttatatttatttagcaTGAAG GATCAAGGTAATGTACACTTGAAGAAAGATATACAAATGGGGAAGGGGAAAGGTAAGAAACATCCATTGAGATCTCCTCAGCTTGTACGTCGTTTGAGATTAAGAGGAGATTGGTCAGATACAGGACCAGATGCACGTCCTGAACGAGAAGGTGGTCGACGTAGTGGAACAG aAATAGCTCAAGCTAGGCCAGTTTTACATACTTCATTGATGCAAAGAATGACAGATGTTCTTAGCAGAATGCTAAACGATCCGGCTACTCGTGCGGCCTTAAGTGGTGGCGGAGAAGATAGTTTGGAAGGTGTTATCGATCAACAGGAAAATAGTCAgcgtagtaacgataataacacggCATCGAATGCTGATGCAAATCGTGAACAGCAACAAATAGAAACCGAAACGGACAATGATGTACAAGGGCAAGAGAATGTATCGTCCCTTGATCAATctgaaaattcaaataatgatgaaataagaaacgaaGTCAGAACTAACTCTGTACCATCATCAAATGACGATCAAGTATCTTGTGACTTGGCAATCCAAAGTTCATCTGTTtcaacaaataattttaatacaacaGAAACAATAAACCATGATTTGGATGATGTCCAGGTGACAGAAACTCAAACCAATTTGTTAGAAtcaaataatacttgtactaATTCCGCGGAAACTAGAAGTAGCGATGGAGAATGTGATACGGAAGGAGAAGCTAGCAATGCTGAGACGAATTGTCATACAGATATTGCttctaaaagagaagaaaatatgatGGAAAATCTGCAAGACAGATTAACGACAATGAGAGATGGATTTTTAGAAAG GCATGGAAGTGAACCAGCTGTTAGTCTAACATATTCCGATAAAAGTTCGACTAGGGCCACTATATCCTTAGGCGTTGCCGATGAAGTTATTCGTGATAGCTATCACGCAG gACCATCTGGAAGTCAAAGCACCGAACGTCTTGATCCAGGTCCAAGTAATAGTTATAAAAAAC AGATTGATGACAGTGCTTATATTGATAGTGACGACGAAGATATACCATCCCATCATAG aTTGGTCCATCCAGTTGAAACTGAAATGGACGAAGCTATTGCAAATGCTCGTACGTCGCAAGGCCAAGAATCGTTCGATGAGACGTACTTAACAGAACTTTgtgttaaacaaaaatatatgggACATCGAAATGCCAG TTTCTTTAGGACCATGATCAAAGAAGCCAATTTCTGGGGCAACAACTTCGTCATGTCAGGTAGTGATTGTGGACATGTATTTGTCTGGGAAAGAGACACCGCAAAATTATGTATGTTGCTCGAAGCTGATCAACATGTTGTTAATTGTCTCCAACCACATCCTTATCTACCAATGTTGGCTACATCGGGAATTGATTATGATGTTAAATTGTGGGCACCCATCAACGAAGAGTCGAGTTTTAACGAGAAATTTGCTGATGAC ttgaagaagagaaatgctGTTATGCTGGAAGAAACCAAAGATACGATTACAGTACCTGCCGTTTTTATGATCAGAATGTTGGCATGCTTGAATCAGATACGCAGAG GTCGCGGTCGCAGCCGAAGGAGGAGCGGAGACGAGAATGACGAATTGCGAGGTGGATAA
- the LOC124426226 gene encoding DDB1- and CUL4-associated factor 6-like isoform X2 produces MRKLRSSIFHDIYNQPYDDYSRHKLYSSSKASLQLIQRMSLLKRLKVHNGCVNSICWNSTGDLILSGSDDQHLVLTNVYNYQVLTDHKTSHRANIFSAKFLPNSGDHRIVSCSGDGIILYTDLMRRTETFHNQFTCHSGTTYEVATIPGEPHSFLSCGEDGTVRWFDLRVKEKCNVARCREDVLISCQRAVTALSVNPVMPHQIAIGCSDSTVRTFDRRMLGTKATGWTDNNGSVRPLCSFTVPEFDGNSYRITSLSYSPDGQDVLVSYSSDHLYLFSMKDQGNVHLKKDIQMGKGKGKKHPLRSPQLVRRLRLRGDWSDTGPDARPEREGGRRSGTEIAQARPVLHTSLMQRMTDVLSRMLNDPATRAALSGGGEDSLEGVIDQQENSQRSNDNNTASNADANREQQQIETETDNDVQGQENVSSLDQSENSNNDEIRNEVRTNSVPSSNDDQVSCDLAIQSSSVSTNNFNTTETINHDLDDVQVTETQTNLLESNNTCTNSAETRSSDGECDTEGEASNAETNCHTDIASKREENMMENLQDRLTTMRDGFLERHGSEPAVSLTYSDKSSTRATISLGVADEVIRDSYHAGPSGSQSTERLDPGPSNSYKKRMLYRSAQEKIDDSAYIDSDDEDIPSHHRLVHPVETEMDEAIANARTSQGQESFDETYLTELCVKQKYMGHRNARTMIKEANFWGNNFVMSGSDCGHVFVWERDTAKLCMLLEADQHVVNCLQPHPYLPMLATSGIDYDVKLWAPINEESSFNEKFADDLKKRNAVMLEETKDTITVPAVFMIRMLACLNQIRRGRGRSRRRSGDENDELRGG; encoded by the exons ATGAGGAAGTTACGATCGAGTATTTTTCATGACATTTACAATCAGCCATATGATGACTATTCCAGACACAAGTTATATTCTAGCAGCAAag CTAGCCTGCAACTTATACAACGTATGTCATTattgaaaagattaaaagtTCATAATGGTTGTGTAAATTCCATATGCTGGAATAGTACAGGTGATTTAATATTGTCTGGTAGCGATGATCAACATCTTGTTCTTAccaatgtttataattatcag GTTTTAACTGATCATAAAACAAGTCACAGAGCTAATATATTCAGTGCCAAATTTTTGCCAAATAGCGGTGACCACCGTATAGTTTCATGTAGCGGCGATGGCATTATTTTGTATACAG ATTTAATGAGAAGAACAGAAACGTTTCATAATCAGTTTACATGTCATAGCGGTACTACGTATGAAGTAGCGACAATACCAGGTGAACCTCATAGTTTCTTAAGTTGCGGAGAAGATGGAACTGTGAGATGGTTTGATCTTAGagtaaaggaaaaatgtaATGTTGCAAGATGCAGAGAG gATGTATTAATTTCATGCCAAAGAGCTGTAACTGCCTTATCTGTTAATCCTGTAATGCCTCATCAAATTGCAATTGGTTGTTCGGATAGTACTGTTAGAACATTTGACAGAAGAATGCTTGGAACCAAGGCTACAG GTTGGACAGATAACAATGGATCGGTAAGACCGCTATGCAGTTTTACAGTACCAGAATTTGATGGAAATTCTTACAGAATAACATCCTTAAGTTATAGTCCAGATGGACAAGATGTTCTTGTCAGTTATAGTAgtgatcatttatatttatttagcaTGAAG GATCAAGGTAATGTACACTTGAAGAAAGATATACAAATGGGGAAGGGGAAAGGTAAGAAACATCCATTGAGATCTCCTCAGCTTGTACGTCGTTTGAGATTAAGAGGAGATTGGTCAGATACAGGACCAGATGCACGTCCTGAACGAGAAGGTGGTCGACGTAGTGGAACAG aAATAGCTCAAGCTAGGCCAGTTTTACATACTTCATTGATGCAAAGAATGACAGATGTTCTTAGCAGAATGCTAAACGATCCGGCTACTCGTGCGGCCTTAAGTGGTGGCGGAGAAGATAGTTTGGAAGGTGTTATCGATCAACAGGAAAATAGTCAgcgtagtaacgataataacacggCATCGAATGCTGATGCAAATCGTGAACAGCAACAAATAGAAACCGAAACGGACAATGATGTACAAGGGCAAGAGAATGTATCGTCCCTTGATCAATctgaaaattcaaataatgatgaaataagaaacgaaGTCAGAACTAACTCTGTACCATCATCAAATGACGATCAAGTATCTTGTGACTTGGCAATCCAAAGTTCATCTGTTtcaacaaataattttaatacaacaGAAACAATAAACCATGATTTGGATGATGTCCAGGTGACAGAAACTCAAACCAATTTGTTAGAAtcaaataatacttgtactaATTCCGCGGAAACTAGAAGTAGCGATGGAGAATGTGATACGGAAGGAGAAGCTAGCAATGCTGAGACGAATTGTCATACAGATATTGCttctaaaagagaagaaaatatgatGGAAAATCTGCAAGACAGATTAACGACAATGAGAGATGGATTTTTAGAAAG GCATGGAAGTGAACCAGCTGTTAGTCTAACATATTCCGATAAAAGTTCGACTAGGGCCACTATATCCTTAGGCGTTGCCGATGAAGTTATTCGTGATAGCTATCACGCAG gACCATCTGGAAGTCAAAGCACCGAACGTCTTGATCCAGGTCCAAGTAATAGTTATAAAAAACGTATGTTATATAGAAGTGCTCAAGAAA AGATTGATGACAGTGCTTATATTGATAGTGACGACGAAGATATACCATCCCATCATAG aTTGGTCCATCCAGTTGAAACTGAAATGGACGAAGCTATTGCAAATGCTCGTACGTCGCAAGGCCAAGAATCGTTCGATGAGACGTACTTAACAGAACTTTgtgttaaacaaaaatatatgggACATCGAAATGCCAG GACCATGATCAAAGAAGCCAATTTCTGGGGCAACAACTTCGTCATGTCAGGTAGTGATTGTGGACATGTATTTGTCTGGGAAAGAGACACCGCAAAATTATGTATGTTGCTCGAAGCTGATCAACATGTTGTTAATTGTCTCCAACCACATCCTTATCTACCAATGTTGGCTACATCGGGAATTGATTATGATGTTAAATTGTGGGCACCCATCAACGAAGAGTCGAGTTTTAACGAGAAATTTGCTGATGAC ttgaagaagagaaatgctGTTATGCTGGAAGAAACCAAAGATACGATTACAGTACCTGCCGTTTTTATGATCAGAATGTTGGCATGCTTGAATCAGATACGCAGAG GTCGCGGTCGCAGCCGAAGGAGGAGCGGAGACGAGAATGACGAATTGCGAGGTGGATAA
- the LOC124426232 gene encoding protein PRRC1-B-like isoform X3 produces MVQCRRGPRDSFCSLSSSTSLLTPLGVSTSTGNLFSNVAPPAALPSFVSNPVTISFEKNLQNTNVSVQKQNELVKKQIVSSTLTESKQQQEEQPITSAPQATTNSTMEMAETQLQDSGMVGSGLLSWVKETVVNSNVLSKVAEKAKNSVNTMITTLDPQMREFIYSGGDIEVVVASDKDVKISPVRQAFQAVFGKATVTGISVDCTAIATQPVGFAAGVKGAEERINSARNISSLPKDIPIIAIENFLLEIGEDKWYDLGVILLNDPKHNVNLQTFTQMTPVPSQIVALAQEGTPEGYPLKWSGLSVTVGSLMANSLQVSHNEWHHALTGVSRRDVIFLAVESLAGIYKNTINPV; encoded by the exons ATGGTCCAATGTAGAAGAGGTCCACGAG atTCATTTTGCAGCTTGTCATCGTCTACATCGCTTTTAACACCTCTGGGTGTTTCAACGTCTAcgggaaatttattttcaaatgtagCACCGCCAGCAGCATTGCCCAGTTTTGTTTCAAATCCTGTTACAATTTCCTTTGAAAAGAATCTTCAAAATACAAATGTATCTGTACAAAAGCAAAATGAATTGGTTAAAAAGCAAATTGTATCAAGTACTTTGACAGAAAGTAAGCAGCAGCAGGAAGAACAACCAATTACTTCTGCACCTCAAGCAACTACAAATTCAACAATGGAAATGGCAGAAACACAATTGCAAGATTCAGGAATGGTTGGTAGCGGTTTGCTCTCTTGGGTAAAGGAGACTGTAGTTAATAGCAACGTTTTAAGTAAAGTTGCGGAAAAGGCAAAAAATAGCGTTAATACTATGATCACAACGTTAGATCCACAGATGCGTGAGTTCATTT ATTCGGGCGGTGATATAGAAGTCGTAGTTGCTTCGGACAAGGATGTTAAAATAAGTCCAGTACGTCAAGCTTTTCAAGCAGTTTTTGGTAAAGCAACGGTTAC tggTATATCGGTGGATTGTACTGCCATAGCTACCCAACCAGTTGGTTTTGCTGCTGGTGTGAAGGGTGCTGAAGAGAGAATCAACTCTGCACGTAACATTTCATCTTTGCCAAAGgatattcctattattgccattgaaaattttttactaGAAATAGGTGAAGACAAGTGGTATGATTTAGGAGTGATTCTTCTTAATGATCCAAAGCACAATGTAAATCTTCAAACGTTTACTCAAATGACTCCTGTACCAAGTCAAATAGTTGCATTAGCACAGGAAGGAACGCCAGAAGGTTATCCTCTTAAATGGTCTGGATTATCGGTTACAGTTGGGAGTTTAATGGCCAACAGTTTACAA GTTTCTCACAATGAATGGCATCATGCATTAACTGGGGTTTCAAGAAGAGACGTGATATTTTTAGCAGTTGAATCCCTTGCtggaatttataaaaatacaataaatcctgtctaa
- the LOC124426226 gene encoding DDB1- and CUL4-associated factor 6-like isoform X1 has product MRKLRSSIFHDIYNQPYDDYSRHKLYSSSKASLQLIQRMSLLKRLKVHNGCVNSICWNSTGDLILSGSDDQHLVLTNVYNYQVLTDHKTSHRANIFSAKFLPNSGDHRIVSCSGDGIILYTDLMRRTETFHNQFTCHSGTTYEVATIPGEPHSFLSCGEDGTVRWFDLRVKEKCNVARCREDVLISCQRAVTALSVNPVMPHQIAIGCSDSTVRTFDRRMLGTKATGWTDNNGSVRPLCSFTVPEFDGNSYRITSLSYSPDGQDVLVSYSSDHLYLFSMKDQGNVHLKKDIQMGKGKGKKHPLRSPQLVRRLRLRGDWSDTGPDARPEREGGRRSGTEIAQARPVLHTSLMQRMTDVLSRMLNDPATRAALSGGGEDSLEGVIDQQENSQRSNDNNTASNADANREQQQIETETDNDVQGQENVSSLDQSENSNNDEIRNEVRTNSVPSSNDDQVSCDLAIQSSSVSTNNFNTTETINHDLDDVQVTETQTNLLESNNTCTNSAETRSSDGECDTEGEASNAETNCHTDIASKREENMMENLQDRLTTMRDGFLERHGSEPAVSLTYSDKSSTRATISLGVADEVIRDSYHAGPSGSQSTERLDPGPSNSYKKRMLYRSAQEKIDDSAYIDSDDEDIPSHHRLVHPVETEMDEAIANARTSQGQESFDETYLTELCVKQKYMGHRNASFFRTMIKEANFWGNNFVMSGSDCGHVFVWERDTAKLCMLLEADQHVVNCLQPHPYLPMLATSGIDYDVKLWAPINEESSFNEKFADDLKKRNAVMLEETKDTITVPAVFMIRMLACLNQIRRGRGRSRRRSGDENDELRGG; this is encoded by the exons ATGAGGAAGTTACGATCGAGTATTTTTCATGACATTTACAATCAGCCATATGATGACTATTCCAGACACAAGTTATATTCTAGCAGCAAag CTAGCCTGCAACTTATACAACGTATGTCATTattgaaaagattaaaagtTCATAATGGTTGTGTAAATTCCATATGCTGGAATAGTACAGGTGATTTAATATTGTCTGGTAGCGATGATCAACATCTTGTTCTTAccaatgtttataattatcag GTTTTAACTGATCATAAAACAAGTCACAGAGCTAATATATTCAGTGCCAAATTTTTGCCAAATAGCGGTGACCACCGTATAGTTTCATGTAGCGGCGATGGCATTATTTTGTATACAG ATTTAATGAGAAGAACAGAAACGTTTCATAATCAGTTTACATGTCATAGCGGTACTACGTATGAAGTAGCGACAATACCAGGTGAACCTCATAGTTTCTTAAGTTGCGGAGAAGATGGAACTGTGAGATGGTTTGATCTTAGagtaaaggaaaaatgtaATGTTGCAAGATGCAGAGAG gATGTATTAATTTCATGCCAAAGAGCTGTAACTGCCTTATCTGTTAATCCTGTAATGCCTCATCAAATTGCAATTGGTTGTTCGGATAGTACTGTTAGAACATTTGACAGAAGAATGCTTGGAACCAAGGCTACAG GTTGGACAGATAACAATGGATCGGTAAGACCGCTATGCAGTTTTACAGTACCAGAATTTGATGGAAATTCTTACAGAATAACATCCTTAAGTTATAGTCCAGATGGACAAGATGTTCTTGTCAGTTATAGTAgtgatcatttatatttatttagcaTGAAG GATCAAGGTAATGTACACTTGAAGAAAGATATACAAATGGGGAAGGGGAAAGGTAAGAAACATCCATTGAGATCTCCTCAGCTTGTACGTCGTTTGAGATTAAGAGGAGATTGGTCAGATACAGGACCAGATGCACGTCCTGAACGAGAAGGTGGTCGACGTAGTGGAACAG aAATAGCTCAAGCTAGGCCAGTTTTACATACTTCATTGATGCAAAGAATGACAGATGTTCTTAGCAGAATGCTAAACGATCCGGCTACTCGTGCGGCCTTAAGTGGTGGCGGAGAAGATAGTTTGGAAGGTGTTATCGATCAACAGGAAAATAGTCAgcgtagtaacgataataacacggCATCGAATGCTGATGCAAATCGTGAACAGCAACAAATAGAAACCGAAACGGACAATGATGTACAAGGGCAAGAGAATGTATCGTCCCTTGATCAATctgaaaattcaaataatgatgaaataagaaacgaaGTCAGAACTAACTCTGTACCATCATCAAATGACGATCAAGTATCTTGTGACTTGGCAATCCAAAGTTCATCTGTTtcaacaaataattttaatacaacaGAAACAATAAACCATGATTTGGATGATGTCCAGGTGACAGAAACTCAAACCAATTTGTTAGAAtcaaataatacttgtactaATTCCGCGGAAACTAGAAGTAGCGATGGAGAATGTGATACGGAAGGAGAAGCTAGCAATGCTGAGACGAATTGTCATACAGATATTGCttctaaaagagaagaaaatatgatGGAAAATCTGCAAGACAGATTAACGACAATGAGAGATGGATTTTTAGAAAG GCATGGAAGTGAACCAGCTGTTAGTCTAACATATTCCGATAAAAGTTCGACTAGGGCCACTATATCCTTAGGCGTTGCCGATGAAGTTATTCGTGATAGCTATCACGCAG gACCATCTGGAAGTCAAAGCACCGAACGTCTTGATCCAGGTCCAAGTAATAGTTATAAAAAACGTATGTTATATAGAAGTGCTCAAGAAA AGATTGATGACAGTGCTTATATTGATAGTGACGACGAAGATATACCATCCCATCATAG aTTGGTCCATCCAGTTGAAACTGAAATGGACGAAGCTATTGCAAATGCTCGTACGTCGCAAGGCCAAGAATCGTTCGATGAGACGTACTTAACAGAACTTTgtgttaaacaaaaatatatgggACATCGAAATGCCAG TTTCTTTAGGACCATGATCAAAGAAGCCAATTTCTGGGGCAACAACTTCGTCATGTCAGGTAGTGATTGTGGACATGTATTTGTCTGGGAAAGAGACACCGCAAAATTATGTATGTTGCTCGAAGCTGATCAACATGTTGTTAATTGTCTCCAACCACATCCTTATCTACCAATGTTGGCTACATCGGGAATTGATTATGATGTTAAATTGTGGGCACCCATCAACGAAGAGTCGAGTTTTAACGAGAAATTTGCTGATGAC ttgaagaagagaaatgctGTTATGCTGGAAGAAACCAAAGATACGATTACAGTACCTGCCGTTTTTATGATCAGAATGTTGGCATGCTTGAATCAGATACGCAGAG GTCGCGGTCGCAGCCGAAGGAGGAGCGGAGACGAGAATGACGAATTGCGAGGTGGATAA